The following coding sequences are from one Haliotis asinina isolate JCU_RB_2024 chromosome 3, JCU_Hal_asi_v2, whole genome shotgun sequence window:
- the LOC137276768 gene encoding AAC-rich mRNA clone AAC4 protein-like, whose translation MSLTEGAERIRDVPNAGGNSVLSEVLSFELMNKCFAAKLLKTEMEVSYFPTGGSITDYMCEVFGQRLGVSVTRAMKYKGDYCEEDALHLLCKKLKGIVQSSRNTLENWKKQILHVWATDKHVARIIENAYEQVPEDLRGNTMVLVTTATESKFIFLNAT comes from the exons ATGTCTCTCACGGAGGGCGCCGAGCGTATACGAGATGTGCCGAATGCGGGAGGGAACTCCGTCCTGTCAGAAGTCCTTTCATTCGAACTGATGAACAAGTGCTTTGCGGCTAAACTCTTGAAG ACTGAGATGGAGGTATCGTACTTTCCCACCGGGGGATCGATCACGGACTACATGTGCGAGGTGTTCGGTCAGCGACTCGGAGTTTCTGTCACCCGTGCCATGAAATACAAGGGAGACTACTGCGAGGAGGACGCCTTACACTTACTGTGCAAAAAATTAAAAG GGATAGTGCAGTCTAGCCGAAACACGTTAGAAAACTGGAAGAAGCAGATCCTGCACGTGTGGGCGACCGACAAGCATGTGGCCAGGATCATTGAGAACGCGTATGAGCAGGTTCCTGAGGACCTGAGGGGAAACACCATGGTCCTTGTCACCACGGCAACGGAGTCAAAGTTCATCTTCCTCAACGCCACATGA